In a single window of the bacterium genome:
- a CDS encoding flippase-like domain-containing protein has translation MKPAVEKTVSRFSPFFKRYSRVIRFTVVVILFSVLITKIHPSTIIDSWKSVRIDCFILGMALVIVQIIIQILKWNYILGVLDPRPSLRSVIMSLFGGFFLASVSPARTGEFIRGAWIPDHSPLRIASLTVVDKVFNSIVVLFFGFLSLTAVIPGKFALLAPLAGFILLACVFNIYRLKPLGEKILTPFLKKDTVDLMLTAFTHLRPGMVVELLIYSGAIYVIYVVRFYTLLYGFYETPAVTALKILPLVYFADLLLPFSFGDFGVKETASVALFGRYGISGGAAFSAAFTQNILTMLLPGLTGGIMIALSRFLPGRGVPSSTVHSTPS, from the coding sequence ATGAAACCGGCGGTTGAAAAAACTGTATCGCGTTTTTCGCCCTTCTTTAAACGATATTCTCGTGTGATCCGTTTTACGGTCGTAGTAATATTATTCTCGGTTCTCATAACGAAAATTCATCCGTCTACGATCATCGATTCCTGGAAATCGGTTCGCATTGACTGCTTTATTCTGGGAATGGCGCTCGTTATCGTACAGATTATCATTCAGATACTGAAGTGGAACTACATTCTCGGTGTTCTCGATCCGAGGCCGTCTTTAAGGTCGGTCATCATGTCCCTTTTTGGAGGTTTTTTTCTTGCCTCGGTATCGCCTGCCCGGACGGGTGAGTTTATCAGAGGGGCATGGATACCTGATCATTCACCACTCAGGATTGCTTCCCTGACTGTTGTCGACAAGGTTTTTAATTCCATAGTGGTTCTTTTTTTCGGCTTCCTTTCGCTCACTGCCGTGATTCCGGGTAAGTTCGCTCTGCTGGCGCCTTTGGCCGGATTCATTCTTCTTGCGTGTGTTTTCAATATTTACCGTCTGAAACCGCTCGGAGAAAAGATTCTGACACCTTTCTTAAAAAAGGACACCGTCGATCTTATGCTCACAGCATTTACTCATCTCCGTCCCGGGATGGTTGTTGAACTGCTGATCTATTCCGGGGCAATATACGTGATTTACGTTGTCCGGTTTTATACGCTTTTATATGGATTTTATGAAACTCCCGCAGTGACAGCACTGAAAATCCTTCCACTCGTGTATTTCGCGGATCTGCTGCTGCCCTTTTCATTCGGAGATTTCGGGGTGAAGGAAACAGCGTCGGTTGCACTGTTCGGACGGTACGGTATAAGCGGAGGCGCGGCATTCAGCGCCGCTTTTACACAGAATATTCTCACTATGCTCCTGCCCGGGCTCACGGGAGGAATTATGATTGCACTGAGCCGTTTTCTGCCCGGTCGCGGAGTTCCTTCATCAACCGTTCATAGTACTCCCTCGTAA